A stretch of Arcobacter sp. CECT 8986 DNA encodes these proteins:
- a CDS encoding type II secretion system protein GspD: MKSLFTIMILCTILLSKEKPNVKFENLPLKEFVKISSKILDKNILLNSELKGSVDFYSTKPLKEEQLLVLLKNSLNTNGYDLIDEKYYYKVIKKDATSIKSKTIVLKNIDVNELYLNLKNMKSEIFKNVNFLKMNTNNSITIIGKENSINTISKYILNIDKNNKKRVSKVITLKNSEAKNITKIINDYLSKNKISNLFVSLDIDSNSLVLIGSSKQVILIENLINQLDKDEIQVYLKAKIVEVNRTLLKEVGMKYGLLSGKTNSSGIYTIASNFNSRVSNSFDISDIGLSLPTLKSSLSLAATLSLLQENYALKIVSEPSILCINNKSSSIYVGESISLQTDSTVTTGGNTSYSYERTDIGLKLDVKPRVSKDVNKVRLNIKTILEGIKNSSTNNQPDTTKKQIDTSVIVKNGESIILGGLIENRKENIDQSIPLLSSIPIMGDLFKYKNTQNIQKNLVVVITPYIVPNTKDLTFIRNQLSKLKSIENSFINEIVKKQKSKNEEKRVSSEELHKKRVKEMLGI, encoded by the coding sequence ATGAAGAGTTTATTTACTATAATGATTTTGTGTACTATTCTTTTATCAAAAGAAAAACCAAATGTTAAATTTGAAAATTTGCCTTTAAAAGAGTTTGTTAAAATAAGTTCAAAAATTTTAGATAAAAATATATTATTAAATAGTGAATTAAAAGGAAGTGTTGATTTTTATTCAACTAAACCTTTAAAAGAAGAGCAATTACTAGTTTTATTAAAAAATTCATTAAATACAAATGGTTATGATTTAATTGATGAAAAGTATTATTATAAAGTAATAAAAAAAGATGCAACTTCTATAAAATCAAAAACAATAGTATTAAAAAATATAGATGTAAATGAATTATATTTAAATCTAAAAAATATGAAAAGTGAAATTTTTAAAAATGTTAATTTTTTGAAAATGAATACAAATAATTCAATTACTATAATTGGAAAAGAAAATAGTATAAATACAATCTCAAAGTACATATTAAATATAGATAAAAATAATAAAAAACGAGTTTCAAAAGTAATTACTTTGAAAAATAGTGAAGCTAAAAATATTACAAAAATCATAAATGATTATTTATCCAAAAATAAAATCTCTAATCTTTTTGTTTCATTAGATATTGATTCAAACTCTTTAGTTTTAATAGGAAGTAGTAAACAAGTTATTTTAATTGAAAATCTAATAAATCAATTGGATAAAGATGAAATACAAGTATATTTAAAAGCTAAGATAGTTGAAGTAAATAGAACATTATTAAAAGAAGTGGGTATGAAATATGGATTATTATCTGGTAAAACAAATAGTAGTGGAATATATACAATTGCATCAAATTTTAATTCACGAGTATCTAATAGTTTTGATATTTCAGATATTGGTTTATCTTTACCCACTTTAAAATCTTCATTATCTTTAGCTGCAACTTTATCTTTACTACAAGAAAATTATGCTTTAAAAATAGTATCAGAACCATCAATTTTATGTATAAATAATAAAAGTAGTTCAATTTATGTAGGTGAGAGTATCTCTTTACAAACAGACTCAACTGTAACAACAGGAGGAAATACTTCTTATTCTTATGAAAGAACTGATATTGGATTAAAACTTGATGTAAAACCAAGAGTATCAAAAGATGTAAATAAAGTAAGATTAAATATAAAAACAATTTTGGAAGGTATTAAAAATAGTTCGACAAATAACCAGCCAGACACAACAAAAAAACAGATTGATACTTCTGTAATTGTAAAAAATGGTGAGAGTATTATATTAGGTGGATTAATAGAAAATAGAAAGGAAAATATTGACCAAAGCATCCCTTTATTATCAAGTATTCCTATTATGGGAGATTTATTTAAGTATAAAAATACTCAAAATATACAAAAAAATCTAGTTGTAGTTATTACTCCATATATTGTGCCAAATACAAAAGATTTGACATTTATAAGAAATCAGTTATCAAAGTTAAAAAGTATAGAAAATAGTTTTATAAATGAAATTGTAAAAAAACAAAAAAGTAAGAATGAAGAAAAAAGAGTTAGTAGTGAAGAGTTACATAAAAAAAGAGTTAAAGAGATGTTAGGTATATAA
- a CDS encoding HNH endonuclease, with translation MHLNSDFIISGTIIILLLIPLYIYRKKVFTLFKRNGDFNTFIHDVKIHLEDTYPNISFQLDEIIKRTENEKDSKRRQILIIEDLVSQFVDYEYDLQTQTCIDKDLLWSNYEAGSKPINNKRPNDWAKRKDFTYRRDNCKCKRCGLKIASSDAYVSFVKPLSKGGGYNFENLITLCIDCNKILSSESKENKQRHPLIEEDLLKKVK, from the coding sequence ATGCATTTAAATTCAGATTTTATAATAAGTGGTACTATAATAATACTATTATTAATTCCTTTATATATTTACAGAAAAAAGGTATTTACACTATTTAAAAGAAATGGTGATTTTAATACTTTTATTCATGATGTTAAAATTCATTTAGAAGATACTTATCCAAATATAAGTTTTCAATTAGATGAGATAATAAAAAGAACTGAAAATGAAAAAGATAGCAAAAGAAGACAAATACTAATAATTGAAGATTTAGTATCTCAATTTGTTGATTATGAGTATGACTTACAAACTCAAACTTGTATAGATAAAGACCTTTTATGGTCAAACTATGAAGCTGGTTCTAAACCTATAAATAATAAAAGACCAAATGACTGGGCAAAAAGAAAAGATTTTACATATAGAAGAGATAATTGTAAATGTAAAAGATGTGGTCTTAAAATAGCTTCATCAGATGCTTATGTATCATTTGTAAAGCCTTTATCAAAAGGTGGTGGATATAATTTTGAAAACTTAATTACATTATGTATTGATTGTAATAAAATTCTTTCAAGTGAATCAAAAGAGAATAAACAAAGACATCCATTAATTGAAGAAGACCTATTAAAAAAAGTTAAATAG
- a CDS encoding HdrB C-terminal domain-containing protein translates to MKLEVSLFRFDYKSDYIPFYKKYFIKVENEKTLLDLLNTMNEEDEFFYDKNEDSQVVLNNVVIDCSTTLEEIYNNFSSELTIEPLSKRRSMTDLIINDDDFYEKLEILDNFLDEEDKAYYKSLKKYYYASNTLNFEKNYIGDSVLLIADYIIDKKPQLKNDILKVIKKHPVGIQYHTSLKNRVFNLDENIETKILKLKEELNFFKKEEEQNFKINKTTNFSLEKVTSVTNNIKNSFCDFNISYYGENHHFIKSYLEKLNCKIVDLESKQLDLNKSSFHVNNKLTFKIAGEVIQEAFDKGSDFLVVNDINDFYILDYNRKELKKQIKREIDLPIIHLQELNLLVEGNVDEVSNYFKKHSINPGLI, encoded by the coding sequence ATGAAATTAGAAGTATCTCTTTTTAGATTTGATTATAAATCTGATTACATTCCATTTTATAAAAAATATTTTATAAAAGTTGAAAATGAAAAAACACTACTTGATTTATTAAATACAATGAATGAAGAAGATGAGTTTTTTTATGATAAAAATGAAGATTCTCAAGTTGTGTTAAACAATGTAGTTATTGATTGTTCTACAACTTTAGAAGAGATTTATAATAACTTCTCAAGCGAATTAACAATTGAACCATTATCAAAAAGAAGATCTATGACAGACTTGATAATCAATGATGATGATTTTTATGAAAAACTTGAAATTTTAGATAATTTTTTGGACGAAGAGGATAAAGCATACTATAAATCATTAAAAAAATATTACTATGCATCTAATACATTAAATTTTGAAAAAAATTATATTGGAGATTCTGTTTTATTAATAGCAGATTATATAATAGATAAAAAACCTCAATTAAAAAATGATATTTTAAAAGTAATAAAAAAACATCCTGTTGGAATACAATATCACACAAGTTTAAAAAATAGAGTTTTTAATTTAGATGAAAACATAGAAACTAAAATATTAAAATTAAAAGAAGAATTAAACTTTTTCAAAAAAGAAGAAGAGCAAAATTTTAAAATAAATAAAACTACAAATTTTAGTTTAGAAAAAGTAACATCAGTTACAAATAATATAAAAAATAGTTTTTGTGATTTTAATATATCTTATTATGGTGAAAATCACCATTTTATTAAATCATATTTAGAAAAGCTAAATTGTAAAATAGTTGATTTAGAATCAAAACAATTGGATTTAAATAAATCATCTTTTCATGTAAATAATAAACTTACTTTTAAAATTGCTGGAGAAGTTATACAAGAGGCTTTTGATAAAGGAAGTGATTTTTTAGTAGTAAATGATATAAATGATTTTTATATTTTAGACTATAATAGAAAAGAGTTAAAAAAACAGATTAAAAGAGAGATAGATTTACCAATTATTCATCTACAAGAATTAAATCTACTTGTTGAAGGTAATGTTGATGAAGTTAGTAACTATTTTAAAAAGCACTCAATTAACCCAGGACTAATTTAA
- the murA gene encoding UDP-N-acetylglucosamine 1-carboxyvinyltransferase: MKYLKISGKTKLQGEIAISGAKNAALPLLASTILAKNDIKIGNLPDVVDINTLLKLLEKLGSSYSRNKNLIDINTSKINNTKATYDIVKTMRASILVLGPLLARFGHCEVSLPGGCAIGQRPVDLHLKALEQMGATIEIKNGYIQAICESGLKGTKIVFDKVTVGGTENIIMAASLATGTTTIINAAKEPEIVQLCEVLQNAGVNIEGIGTSKIIIEGTDGKLLEFKDFDIIPDRIEAGTYLCAAAITNSKITIQNVIPLHLEAVISKLEEMNFEIIQTQDSLTILPTDEIKPVNIITSEYPGFPTDMQAQFMALATQANGASTIDERLFENRFMHVSELLRLGADIHLNGNIATINGSANSLNGTDVMATDLRASSALVLAALVAKGETNIHRIYHLDRGYEDLEGKLSKIGVNIKRFDE, translated from the coding sequence ATGAAATACTTAAAGATTAGTGGGAAGACAAAATTACAAGGAGAAATAGCAATTTCTGGTGCAAAGAATGCTGCACTTCCTTTATTGGCTTCTACGATATTAGCTAAAAATGATATTAAGATTGGGAACTTACCAGATGTTGTAGATATAAATACTTTATTAAAATTATTAGAAAAATTAGGTAGTTCATACTCAAGAAATAAAAACTTAATAGATATAAATACATCTAAAATAAATAATACAAAAGCTACATATGATATTGTAAAAACAATGAGAGCATCAATTTTAGTTTTAGGACCATTACTTGCTAGATTTGGTCATTGCGAAGTGTCTCTTCCTGGTGGTTGTGCTATTGGACAAAGACCTGTTGATTTACACCTTAAAGCATTAGAACAAATGGGTGCAACAATAGAGATAAAAAATGGATATATCCAAGCAATTTGTGAAAGTGGTCTGAAAGGAACAAAAATTGTATTCGATAAAGTTACAGTAGGTGGAACTGAGAATATAATTATGGCAGCAAGTTTAGCAACTGGTACAACAACAATAATAAATGCAGCTAAAGAACCTGAAATTGTTCAATTATGTGAAGTATTACAAAATGCAGGAGTTAATATTGAAGGTATTGGAACATCAAAAATAATAATTGAAGGAACAGATGGGAAACTTCTTGAATTTAAAGATTTTGATATTATTCCAGATAGAATTGAAGCAGGAACTTACTTATGTGCTGCGGCAATTACAAATTCAAAAATTACAATACAAAATGTTATTCCTTTACATTTAGAAGCAGTTATTTCAAAACTAGAAGAGATGAATTTTGAAATTATTCAAACACAAGATTCTTTAACTATTTTGCCAACTGATGAGATAAAACCTGTAAATATTATAACTTCTGAATATCCAGGATTTCCTACTGATATGCAAGCTCAATTTATGGCTTTAGCAACTCAAGCAAATGGTGCAAGTACAATCGATGAAAGGCTTTTTGAAAATAGATTTATGCATGTTAGTGAACTTTTAAGACTAGGTGCAGATATTCATCTAAATGGAAATATTGCAACAATAAATGGAAGTGCAAATAGCTTAAATGGTACAGATGTAATGGCTACTGACTTAAGAGCTTCTTCTGCACTTGTTTTAGCTGCATTAGTTGCAAAAGGTGAAACAAATATTCACAGAATATACCATTTAGATAGAGGATATGAAGATTTAGAAGGCAAATTAAGTAAGATTGGTGTAAATATTAAAAGATTTGATGAATAG
- a CDS encoding DMT family transporter, whose protein sequence is MKEDVSLGIKYMLLASLLFAFMGASAKELSDSMSSVEVVFFRNVFGVAIILFSIYKRPLKQVGGKPFLLIFRGTIGFIALLMFFYNISEIPLGEAMTFSRTSTIFTAIFAYIFVKEKLGFKGWLGVFVGFIGILFITKFDGSNLDKTDWLGILCGVGAALAYTSIRELRNYYDGRSIVLSFMGIGTVGPLILMIISQFYTNEKLDFMLATFVMPGTKDIIYIVLLGLFATYAQIFMTKAYSCAKAGIIGTISYSNIAFSIILGIILGDTFPDIWIILGILLIVVSGFLVSLKKD, encoded by the coding sequence ATGAAAGAAGATGTTTCTTTAGGAATTAAATATATGTTATTAGCTTCCTTACTCTTTGCTTTTATGGGGGCAAGTGCAAAAGAGTTAAGTGATTCTATGAGTTCTGTTGAGGTAGTGTTTTTTAGAAATGTATTTGGTGTTGCTATAATACTTTTCTCAATTTACAAAAGACCTTTAAAACAAGTTGGAGGAAAACCCTTTTTATTGATTTTTAGAGGTACAATAGGTTTTATTGCATTATTAATGTTCTTTTATAATATCTCAGAAATTCCTCTTGGTGAAGCGATGACTTTTTCAAGAACATCAACAATATTTACAGCAATATTTGCATATATTTTTGTAAAAGAAAAATTAGGTTTCAAAGGCTGGCTAGGTGTTTTTGTAGGATTCATTGGTATTTTATTTATTACAAAATTTGATGGAAGTAATCTAGATAAGACAGATTGGTTAGGTATTTTATGTGGTGTTGGAGCAGCACTTGCATATACTTCAATTAGAGAATTAAGAAACTATTATGATGGTAGAAGTATAGTTTTATCTTTTATGGGAATAGGAACTGTTGGGCCATTAATCTTAATGATTATCTCACAATTTTACACAAATGAAAAACTTGATTTTATGTTAGCAACTTTTGTAATGCCAGGGACTAAAGATATTATATATATTGTACTTTTGGGATTATTTGCAACATATGCTCAAATTTTTATGACAAAAGCATATTCTTGTGCAAAAGCTGGAATTATTGGTACAATTTCCTATTCAAATATTGCATTTTCAATAATATTAGGGATTATTTTGGGTGATACATTTCCTGATATTTGGATTATTTTAGGTATACTTTTAATAGTTGTAAGTGGATTTTTAGTTTCGTTAAAAAAGGATTAG
- a CDS encoding FMN-binding glutamate synthase family protein — protein sequence MNDFVLIIDIMIALFVIVIIAWYIHDKYVQRDHQLLVNYPIIGRLRYLFEEFREPFRQYFGDEKFYESKDKLDWVYKAARDLPNYASFSPSQPLPKPKFMLRHANIVLNENEVDTHFEVTFGENRKYPYHAKSIIARSAMSDGSISPEGTRAFVRGAFMGGFPINSGEGGLTSNFFVTHRNYKPEYMTEVHGTITQRFAKKVVQKLFNGAMAADAYRSLVFKKDPEAETYVFDLKSEIFHRPNWEAPLENFPTEVPEDMPDIILQLSSGLYGARDKQGNFDPDRYQKTMRFCKMTEIKMAQGAKQTGGKLIADKVSAAIAYYRNVEPHKDLFSPNRFPYANSVEELFDFVGKLQSLSDKPVGLKIVISDIENIEPYAKEIRKRVDEGNSAYPDFISIDGGSGGSATAPIEMMERIGLNARDSIYLVDKILTDYNVRDKVRVVASGKVLTPDDVIILMSLGADFIQIARGFMMSAGCIRARYCSGTNGHECPVGLATQNKSKRKKYFVYKHAKYVRDYHNNLLKGVKGLLAVMGLSSIKKLNRHRLIFVDKDGKVHDNIDQVFKRRLDIGKDKEDEFHESR from the coding sequence ATGAATGATTTTGTATTAATAATTGACATAATGATTGCGCTTTTCGTTATTGTTATTATTGCATGGTATATCCATGACAAATATGTTCAAAGAGATCATCAATTATTGGTAAACTATCCAATAATTGGTAGATTAAGGTATTTATTTGAAGAGTTTAGAGAACCTTTTAGACAATATTTTGGGGATGAAAAATTTTATGAGTCTAAAGATAAACTTGATTGGGTTTATAAAGCTGCAAGGGATTTACCAAATTATGCATCTTTTTCTCCTTCTCAACCTTTACCTAAACCAAAGTTCATGTTAAGACATGCAAATATAGTATTAAATGAAAATGAAGTAGATACTCATTTTGAAGTTACATTTGGAGAAAATAGAAAATATCCATATCATGCAAAATCAATAATTGCAAGAAGTGCTATGAGTGATGGTTCTATTTCCCCTGAAGGTACAAGAGCTTTTGTACGTGGAGCATTTATGGGAGGATTCCCTATAAACTCAGGTGAGGGTGGTTTAACTTCAAATTTCTTTGTAACACATAGAAATTATAAACCTGAGTATATGACAGAGGTTCATGGAACGATTACTCAACGATTTGCTAAAAAAGTAGTTCAAAAACTTTTTAATGGAGCTATGGCTGCTGATGCATATAGAAGTTTGGTTTTCAAAAAAGATCCAGAAGCAGAGACTTATGTATTTGATTTGAAATCAGAAATATTTCATAGACCAAATTGGGAAGCTCCTTTAGAAAACTTTCCAACAGAAGTTCCAGAAGATATGCCAGATATAATTTTGCAATTAAGTTCTGGATTATATGGAGCAAGGGATAAACAAGGGAATTTTGATCCTGACAGATATCAAAAAACTATGCGTTTTTGTAAAATGACAGAGATTAAAATGGCTCAAGGAGCTAAACAAACAGGTGGAAAACTTATTGCAGATAAAGTAAGTGCTGCAATTGCATATTATAGAAATGTTGAACCACATAAAGATTTATTTTCACCAAATAGATTCCCTTATGCAAATAGTGTAGAAGAATTATTTGATTTTGTTGGAAAATTACAATCATTATCGGATAAACCAGTAGGATTAAAAATAGTAATTTCTGATATTGAAAATATAGAACCATATGCAAAAGAGATAAGAAAAAGAGTAGATGAGGGTAACAGTGCATATCCTGATTTTATCTCTATTGATGGAGGAAGTGGAGGAAGTGCTACTGCTCCAATTGAAATGATGGAAAGAATTGGTCTTAATGCAAGAGATTCAATATATTTAGTTGATAAAATATTAACTGATTATAATGTAAGAGATAAAGTTAGAGTTGTTGCAAGTGGAAAAGTTTTAACTCCAGATGATGTTATAATTTTAATGTCTTTGGGTGCTGATTTTATACAAATTGCAAGAGGATTTATGATGAGTGCAGGTTGTATTAGAGCTAGATATTGTTCAGGAACTAATGGTCATGAATGTCCAGTTGGATTAGCAACTCAAAATAAAAGTAAAAGAAAAAAATATTTTGTATACAAACATGCTAAATATGTAAGGGATTATCATAACAACTTATTAAAAGGTGTTAAAGGTTTACTTGCAGTTATGGGATTAAGTAGTATTAAAAAATTAAATAGACATAGACTTATCTTCGTAGATAAAGATGGTAAAGTACATGATAATATTGATCAAGTTTTCAAAAGAAGATTAGATATAGGAAAAGATAAAGAGGACGAATTTCATGAATCTAGATAA
- a CDS encoding DUF6394 family protein, whose amino-acid sequence MNLDKVIAGFFIILAMTINFGFFYGDMDSLEMHSKYELFAAIIINIIATTLKLGDKTQMGSVLLATSLVADIQLIAAATIWTVAEYAYSIDKEIVGMIISLSGGALLANITSVTLYIGETIKSKR is encoded by the coding sequence ATGAATCTAGATAAAGTAATTGCTGGTTTTTTTATTATTTTAGCAATGACAATAAATTTTGGTTTTTTCTATGGAGATATGGATTCCTTAGAAATGCATAGTAAATATGAACTATTTGCAGCAATTATAATTAATATAATTGCAACAACACTGAAACTTGGTGATAAAACACAAATGGGTTCAGTATTACTTGCAACATCATTAGTAGCAGATATTCAATTAATTGCAGCAGCAACTATTTGGACTGTTGCTGAGTATGCGTACTCTATTGATAAAGAGATAGTTGGTATGATTATTTCATTATCTGGTGGGGCATTATTAGCAAATATTACATCAGTTACTTTGTATATTGGTGAAACTATAAAATCAAAAAGATAA